The following proteins are encoded in a genomic region of Planococcus lenghuensis:
- the codY gene encoding GTP-sensing pleiotropic transcriptional regulator CodY, which translates to MSLLEKTRTINSMLQASAGKSVSFNDMADTLSNVIECNVFVVSRRGKLLGIAINQQIENDRMKDMLEQRQFPEAYTKNLFNVSETSSNLTIDSEYTAFPVENREFFQDGLTTIVPINGGGERLGTLILARVKTKFQDDDLILGEYGATVVGMEILREKSEQIEEETRSKAVVQMAISSLSYSELEAIEHIFDELDGNEGLLVASKIADRVGITRSVIVNALRKLESAGVIESRSLGMKGTYIKVLNAKFLAELEQLKMN; encoded by the coding sequence ATGAGTTTATTAGAAAAAACAAGAACGATCAATTCGATGCTTCAGGCATCAGCCGGGAAGTCGGTCAGCTTTAACGATATGGCTGATACGCTCAGCAATGTCATCGAGTGTAACGTGTTTGTCGTGAGCCGCAGAGGGAAGCTTCTCGGAATCGCTATCAATCAGCAGATTGAGAATGACCGGATGAAGGATATGCTGGAACAGCGGCAATTCCCGGAAGCGTATACGAAGAATCTGTTCAATGTAAGCGAAACATCTTCCAACTTGACGATTGACAGCGAGTACACGGCGTTTCCCGTGGAGAACCGCGAGTTTTTCCAAGATGGCCTGACGACAATCGTGCCGATCAACGGTGGCGGAGAGCGTCTTGGCACACTGATTCTTGCCCGGGTGAAAACGAAGTTCCAGGATGATGATCTCATCCTCGGCGAATATGGCGCAACAGTTGTCGGTATGGAAATCCTGCGTGAAAAATCCGAGCAGATCGAAGAAGAAACACGCAGCAAAGCGGTTGTGCAGATGGCCATTAGTTCGTTGTCTTACAGTGAGCTTGAAGCGATTGAACACATTTTCGATGAGCTCGACGGCAACGAAGGCCTGCTGGTCGCTTCAAAAATCGCAGACCGGGTCGGCATTACACGTTCCGTGATTGTCAATGCGCTTCGTAAGCTTGAAAGTGCCGGCGTCATCGAATCCCGTTCACTCGGCATGAAAGGCACATACATCAAAGTGCTG
- the hslU gene encoding HslU--HslV peptidase ATPase subunit, which translates to MNKGQSMTPREISDHLDRYIVGQKDAKRAVAVALRNRYRRSQLSEDMQEEVIPKNILMIGPTGVGKTEIARRIARLTGAPFIKVEATKFTEVGYVGRDVESMVRDLAEAAVRVVREERMEAVKDQAEKNAEERIVKLLAPSMSKKQNAGNPFEMLFGQKTEQEGFDAEAEVEVRVKRRQLAADLKAGKLEEEWLTAEVAEQMPSMFDALQGSGMEHMGANMQDALSSLMPKKKKKRRMQVKEARRVLTAEEADKLVDDEDISQEAVRRTEQHGIIFIDEMDKIAGKNASSSADVSREGVQRDILPIVEGSTVNTKYGPVKTDYVLFVAAGAFHMSKPSDLIPELQGRFPIRVELQKLSVDDFVKILTEPKHSLIQQYKALLETEDVKVNFTDEAIVRIAEIAHDVNQDTDNIGARRLHTILERLLEELSFEAAEIAPAEIDITPHYVDSKLADVAKNKDLSQFIL; encoded by the coding sequence ATGAATAAAGGACAATCCATGACTCCAAGAGAAATATCAGATCATCTTGATCGTTATATTGTTGGTCAGAAAGATGCGAAGCGGGCAGTGGCAGTAGCGCTGCGAAACCGCTATCGCCGCAGTCAATTGAGCGAGGACATGCAGGAGGAAGTCATTCCGAAGAACATTCTGATGATCGGTCCGACGGGTGTCGGGAAGACAGAGATTGCCCGGCGGATCGCACGTCTGACCGGTGCACCATTTATCAAAGTGGAAGCGACGAAGTTTACGGAAGTCGGCTATGTCGGCCGCGACGTGGAATCGATGGTGCGTGATCTCGCTGAAGCTGCTGTACGGGTCGTTCGTGAAGAGCGGATGGAAGCGGTAAAAGATCAGGCGGAAAAAAATGCGGAAGAACGGATTGTGAAATTGCTCGCTCCTTCCATGAGCAAAAAGCAGAATGCCGGCAATCCGTTTGAAATGCTGTTTGGACAAAAGACGGAACAAGAAGGCTTCGATGCGGAAGCTGAAGTGGAAGTGCGCGTGAAACGCCGCCAGCTTGCAGCAGACCTGAAGGCGGGAAAACTTGAAGAAGAATGGCTGACAGCGGAAGTGGCTGAACAAATGCCATCCATGTTTGATGCTCTTCAAGGGTCGGGTATGGAGCACATGGGAGCGAATATGCAGGACGCCCTGTCATCTCTTATGCCAAAGAAAAAGAAAAAACGCCGTATGCAAGTAAAAGAAGCCCGTCGTGTACTGACAGCCGAGGAAGCGGATAAACTTGTGGACGATGAAGATATTTCGCAGGAAGCAGTGCGCCGTACGGAACAGCACGGCATTATCTTCATCGATGAAATGGACAAGATTGCCGGGAAAAACGCTTCATCTTCTGCGGATGTATCCCGGGAAGGTGTACAGCGGGATATTCTGCCGATTGTTGAGGGATCGACGGTGAATACGAAATACGGTCCGGTCAAAACAGATTACGTACTGTTTGTGGCCGCTGGCGCTTTCCATATGTCCAAGCCATCGGATCTCATTCCGGAACTGCAGGGGCGTTTTCCGATTCGCGTTGAATTGCAGAAACTCAGCGTTGATGACTTCGTCAAGATTCTGACCGAGCCAAAGCATTCGCTCATTCAGCAGTATAAAGCGCTTCTGGAAACCGAAGATGTCAAAGTGAATTTCACGGACGAAGCGATTGTCCGCATTGCAGAAATAGCGCATGATGTGAATCAGGATACTGATAATATCGGGGCCCGGCGGCTGCATACCATTCTGGAGCGCCTGCTCGAGGAATTGTCGTTCGAAGCGGCAGAAATAGCCCCGGCGGAAATCGATATCACTCCGCATTACGTGGATTCCAAACTTGCAGACGTGGCAAAGAATAAAGATTTGTCACAATTTATCCTGTAA
- the hslV gene encoding ATP-dependent protease subunit HslV has protein sequence MQEFHATTIFAVKHNGQSAMSGDGQVTFGNAVVMKHTAKKVRRLFDDKVLAGFAGSVADAFTLFEMFEAKLTEYNGNLRRAAVELAKQWRGDKMLRQLEAMLIVMNEDQLLLVSGTGEVIEPDDGILAIGSGGNYALAAGRALKKYAGDRLTAAEIAQSALETAADICVYTNHQIVLEELS, from the coding sequence ATGCAGGAATTTCATGCAACCACGATTTTTGCTGTAAAGCATAATGGCCAGTCCGCTATGTCCGGAGACGGGCAGGTGACGTTCGGAAATGCGGTCGTCATGAAACACACAGCAAAGAAAGTGAGACGCCTGTTCGATGATAAAGTCCTGGCTGGTTTTGCCGGGTCGGTGGCTGATGCGTTTACACTTTTTGAAATGTTTGAAGCTAAGCTGACGGAATACAACGGAAACCTCCGGCGTGCTGCCGTGGAACTGGCGAAACAATGGCGCGGTGATAAGATGCTCCGTCAGCTTGAAGCGATGCTGATCGTCATGAACGAAGATCAGTTGCTGCTCGTATCCGGAACCGGTGAAGTGATTGAACCGGATGATGGCATCCTGGCGATCGGATCCGGCGGGAATTATGCGCTTGCAGCCGGCCGTGCCCTGAAGAAATACGCCGGTGACCGTCTGACGGCAGCGGAAATTGCACAGTCAGCTCTTGAAACTGCCGCAGATATCTGTGTATACACAAACCATCAAATCGTATTGGAGGAACTGTCATAA
- the xerC gene encoding tyrosine recombinase XerC, translated as MNREVMLDSYMTYIQLEKNYSIHTVTHYRKDLEDFFAFLDAEGTADIREVEYLHARNYVAALYEQSFSRATVSRKISAVRSFFKYCSREFGLSEEAFRSLHHPKKHERLPRFFYEEELEALFESIAGEDKLSIRNLALFELLYATGMRVSECTSIRLMDLDRTMHIVKVLGKGKKERYIPYGQFAHDALELYMEEARPRLMKNQNHTMLFVNNRGEPLTDRGIRYILSECIKKASLNGAVYPHMIRHTFATHLLNNGADMRTVQELLGHAHLSSTQVYTHVTKEHLRKTYLNAHPRA; from the coding sequence ATGAATAGAGAAGTGATGCTTGATTCGTATATGACATACATCCAGCTTGAAAAAAACTATTCCATACATACGGTCACTCACTACCGGAAGGACCTCGAAGACTTTTTTGCTTTCCTTGATGCGGAAGGAACGGCAGATATCCGGGAAGTGGAGTATTTGCATGCCCGAAATTACGTGGCCGCATTGTATGAACAGTCGTTTTCCCGCGCGACGGTGTCCCGGAAAATCTCGGCTGTCCGTTCTTTTTTCAAATATTGCAGCCGGGAGTTCGGCTTGAGCGAAGAAGCTTTCCGCTCGCTGCATCACCCGAAAAAACACGAGCGGCTGCCTCGGTTTTTTTATGAGGAAGAACTGGAAGCGCTGTTTGAATCCATTGCCGGAGAAGATAAGTTATCCATCCGCAATCTTGCGCTGTTCGAGTTGCTGTATGCTACCGGTATGCGGGTCAGCGAGTGCACCTCGATCCGTCTCATGGACTTGGACCGGACCATGCATATTGTGAAAGTGCTGGGGAAAGGAAAGAAAGAGCGTTATATTCCTTATGGCCAGTTCGCGCATGATGCGCTGGAACTTTACATGGAAGAAGCACGTCCAAGACTGATGAAGAATCAGAACCATACCATGCTGTTTGTCAATAACCGGGGAGAACCGCTGACCGACCGCGGAATCCGCTATATCCTCTCAGAGTGCATCAAGAAGGCATCACTGAATGGTGCCGTCTACCCGCATATGATCAGGCATACCTTTGCTACACACCTGCTGAATAATGGCGCGGATATGCGGACCGTCCAGGAATTGCTTGGGCACGCTCATTTATCTTCTACACAAGTATATACGCACGTGACAAAAGAACATTTGCGCAAGACCTATTTGAATGCGCATCCAAGAGCCTGA
- the trmFO gene encoding FADH(2)-oxidizing methylenetetrahydrofolate--tRNA-(uracil(54)-C(5))-methyltransferase TrmFO, giving the protein MTKTVNVIGAGLAGSEAAWQIAKRGVNVRLYEMRPVRQTPAHHTDKFAELVCSNSLRANALTNAVGVIKEEMRRLDSVIIDSADRASVPAGGALAVDRHEFAGAVTEKVRNHPLVEVINEEVTEIPEGITIIATGPLTSPDLAQKIRKLTGEDYLYFYDAAAPIVEKDSIDMDKVYLKSRYDKGEAAYLNCPMNKEEFMRFYEALISAEVVPLKEFEKEIYFEGCMPIEVMAARGEKTMTFGPMKPVGLEDPKTGKRPYAVVQLRQDDAAGTLYNIVGFQTHLKWGAQKEVLRLIPGLENVEIVRYGVMHRNTFINSPRVLKPTYQLKAKPDLFFAGQMTGVEGYVESAGSGLLAGINAAKLALGEDLLVFPAETALGSMARYITEADAKNFQPMNINFGLFPDLGERIKSKQERAEKHSDRALTTIQNFMNSVPV; this is encoded by the coding sequence ATGACGAAAACAGTAAATGTAATCGGTGCCGGCCTTGCCGGCAGTGAAGCAGCCTGGCAAATCGCGAAGCGAGGGGTAAATGTCCGGCTGTATGAAATGCGCCCGGTCCGGCAAACGCCCGCTCACCATACGGATAAATTCGCAGAGCTTGTGTGCAGTAATTCGCTTCGGGCAAATGCGCTGACCAATGCCGTCGGCGTCATTAAAGAAGAAATGCGGCGGCTCGACTCGGTTATCATCGACTCTGCAGACCGGGCGTCTGTCCCTGCGGGAGGGGCATTGGCAGTTGATCGGCATGAATTTGCAGGTGCGGTCACGGAAAAAGTCCGCAATCATCCGCTTGTGGAAGTCATAAACGAAGAAGTGACCGAGATTCCGGAAGGCATTACCATCATTGCGACAGGCCCGCTGACTTCTCCTGACCTGGCACAAAAAATCCGAAAACTGACGGGTGAGGATTACCTGTATTTTTATGATGCAGCTGCACCGATTGTGGAAAAAGACAGCATTGATATGGATAAGGTATACTTGAAGTCCCGCTATGATAAAGGGGAAGCTGCTTACCTGAATTGTCCGATGAACAAGGAGGAATTCATGCGGTTTTATGAAGCGCTCATTTCCGCTGAAGTGGTACCGCTGAAAGAGTTTGAAAAAGAAATTTACTTTGAAGGCTGTATGCCGATTGAAGTGATGGCAGCGCGCGGAGAGAAGACGATGACATTCGGTCCGATGAAACCGGTCGGTCTTGAAGATCCCAAAACCGGCAAGCGGCCATATGCGGTTGTTCAATTGCGACAGGACGACGCAGCGGGCACATTATATAACATTGTCGGTTTTCAGACACATCTCAAATGGGGTGCTCAGAAAGAAGTCCTGCGGCTTATCCCGGGTCTTGAGAACGTGGAGATCGTCCGCTATGGAGTTATGCACCGCAATACCTTCATCAATTCACCGCGTGTGCTTAAACCGACATATCAGCTGAAAGCGAAGCCGGATCTCTTCTTCGCCGGCCAGATGACCGGCGTGGAAGGCTATGTTGAATCTGCAGGGAGCGGCCTGTTGGCAGGCATAAATGCCGCCAAACTGGCACTTGGCGAGGATTTGCTTGTCTTTCCGGCCGAGACGGCACTCGGCAGTATGGCACGTTATATTACGGAAGCTGATGCAAAGAACTTCCAGCCCATGAACATTAATTTCGGTCTGTTTCCGGATTTGGGAGAACGGATCAAGTCCAAGCAGGAGCGGGCCGAAAAGCATTCAGACCGGGCACTGACAACAATTCAAAATTTTATGAACAGCGTACCGGTTTAA
- the topA gene encoding type I DNA topoisomerase, producing the protein MADFLVIVESPAKAKTIERYLGKKYKVKASLGHLIDLPKSQMGVDVEHDYEPKYITVRGKGPILQELKTQAKKAKKVYLAADPDREGEAIAWHLAHALNIDVDSDCRVVFNEITKDAIKESFKNPRAIDMDLVDAQQARRVLDRLVGYSISPLLWKKVKKGLSAGRVQSVALKLIIDRENEVKNFTPEEYWTIGAEFEKDKKAFEAQYYGSGGKKAELKNEEEVNQVLATMQGDEFEVISVVKKERKRNSSASFTTSSLQQEAARKLNFRARKTMMLAQQLYEGIQLGKKEGSVGLITYMRTDSTRISDTAKNEASAFITEEYGKEYLSAKGQAKQSGKAQDAHEAVRPTSVARTPASVKDFLSRDQYRLYKLIWERFLASQMAPAILDTVTAELKNGEAIFRANGSQVKFPGFMKLYVEGSDDQKEEKDNVLPELAEGDFVKAQHIDPRQHFTQPPPRFTEARLVKTMEELGIGRPSTYAPTLDTIQRRGYVTLDAKKFIPTELGEIVHELMVEFFPDVVNIKFTAKMEHDLDAVEDGNVRWVEIIDEFYKDFGKHVEVAEEEMEKVQIKDEPAGEDCEHCGSPMVYKLGRYGKFMACSNFPECRNTKAIVKGTGVTCPLCKEGEVVERKSKKKRIFYGCDRYPECEFISWDKPVERPCPKCQSLLVEKRSKKGVQIQCTECDYKEETT; encoded by the coding sequence ATGGCTGACTTTTTAGTCATTGTTGAATCGCCGGCAAAGGCGAAAACAATTGAACGTTATTTAGGAAAAAAGTATAAAGTGAAGGCTTCACTCGGCCATTTGATCGATTTGCCGAAAAGTCAGATGGGTGTCGACGTTGAACATGATTACGAACCAAAGTACATTACGGTTCGCGGTAAAGGCCCTATCCTTCAAGAGCTGAAAACCCAGGCGAAAAAAGCGAAGAAAGTCTATCTCGCAGCTGACCCCGACAGAGAAGGGGAAGCGATCGCCTGGCATTTGGCACACGCGCTGAATATTGATGTCGATTCGGATTGCCGCGTCGTATTCAATGAAATCACGAAAGATGCAATCAAAGAGTCCTTCAAAAATCCGCGTGCCATCGATATGGATCTTGTTGATGCACAACAAGCCCGCCGCGTACTTGACCGGCTGGTCGGCTACAGCATCAGCCCGCTATTGTGGAAGAAAGTGAAAAAAGGACTCTCCGCAGGCCGGGTACAATCGGTCGCATTGAAACTGATCATTGACCGGGAGAACGAAGTGAAAAATTTCACACCGGAAGAGTACTGGACCATCGGCGCCGAATTCGAAAAAGATAAAAAAGCGTTTGAAGCTCAGTATTACGGTTCCGGCGGGAAGAAAGCGGAACTGAAAAACGAAGAAGAAGTCAACCAGGTACTGGCGACTATGCAAGGCGACGAATTCGAAGTCATCAGCGTAGTGAAAAAAGAACGGAAACGTAATTCATCCGCTTCGTTCACGACTTCTTCTCTTCAGCAGGAAGCAGCCCGGAAGCTGAACTTCCGGGCCAGAAAGACCATGATGCTCGCCCAGCAGCTATATGAAGGGATTCAATTGGGCAAAAAAGAAGGAAGCGTCGGTCTGATTACGTACATGCGGACGGACTCAACCCGAATTTCAGATACAGCCAAAAATGAAGCAAGTGCATTCATTACAGAAGAATATGGAAAAGAATATCTTTCGGCGAAGGGGCAGGCGAAGCAGTCGGGGAAAGCGCAGGATGCCCACGAGGCTGTCCGGCCGACAAGTGTGGCGAGAACGCCTGCATCTGTGAAAGACTTTCTGTCCCGCGATCAATACCGGCTGTATAAGCTGATCTGGGAGCGATTCCTGGCGAGTCAGATGGCTCCTGCCATCCTCGATACAGTGACGGCAGAACTGAAAAACGGCGAAGCGATTTTCCGGGCAAATGGTTCTCAGGTGAAGTTTCCCGGTTTCATGAAGCTGTACGTGGAAGGGTCAGATGACCAGAAAGAAGAAAAAGATAATGTGTTACCTGAACTGGCGGAAGGTGATTTCGTCAAAGCCCAGCATATCGACCCGAGGCAGCATTTCACTCAGCCGCCGCCGCGGTTCACTGAGGCGCGTCTTGTAAAGACGATGGAAGAACTGGGCATCGGTCGGCCATCAACGTATGCACCGACGCTGGATACGATTCAGCGCCGTGGATATGTCACCCTGGATGCTAAAAAGTTCATCCCGACGGAACTTGGAGAAATCGTTCATGAATTGATGGTTGAGTTCTTTCCGGATGTTGTCAATATTAAGTTCACTGCAAAAATGGAACATGATTTGGATGCAGTTGAGGATGGCAATGTAAGATGGGTCGAAATCATCGATGAATTTTACAAGGATTTCGGAAAGCACGTGGAAGTGGCGGAAGAAGAAATGGAAAAGGTGCAGATCAAGGATGAGCCAGCCGGCGAAGACTGCGAACATTGCGGATCGCCGATGGTGTATAAGCTTGGCCGCTATGGCAAATTCATGGCTTGCAGCAATTTTCCGGAATGCCGCAACACGAAAGCAATCGTCAAAGGCACAGGGGTTACCTGCCCGCTTTGCAAAGAAGGCGAAGTCGTGGAGCGGAAAAGCAAGAAAAAGCGTATTTTTTATGGCTGTGACCGCTATCCTGAGTGCGAGTTCATTTCCTGGGACAAGCCGGTTGAACGGCCGTGTCCGAAATGTCAGAGTCTGCTTGTTGAAAAGCGGTCTAAAAAAGGCGTGCAGATCCAGTGCACGGAGTGTGATTATAAAGAGGAAACAACCTAA
- the dprA gene encoding DNA-processing protein DprA, translating into MSATVTERLLALHYIYPKPFNRIASLLTEDPDLMYLQRRPARELAHCLRIPQEQAALLKTLYSESLQRPYLQLYEKHSIIPIPIYHPDYPESLTELIDPPAVLYCKGNPAFLRDPKRIAIVGSRKATEYSLTAIERLVPALAEHGYTVISGLAKGADAMAHAAAIRAGGRTIAVTGSGFSHPYPKENQTLQHIMEETQLVITEYPPYMTPKRWNFPLRNRIISGLSKGIAVTEAELKSGTLSTIEHGLEHGKDIFAVPGPIHSKLSEGPNQLIAEGAKPVWNGLQILEEYEELGPV; encoded by the coding sequence ATGAGCGCAACAGTGACTGAACGATTGCTGGCTTTGCATTACATCTATCCAAAACCATTCAACCGGATTGCCTCACTTTTGACAGAAGATCCGGATCTGATGTATTTGCAACGGCGCCCGGCGCGGGAGCTTGCCCATTGCCTGAGAATCCCCCAAGAACAGGCCGCTTTGCTGAAAACCCTGTACAGTGAATCCCTCCAAAGACCTTATCTGCAGCTTTACGAAAAACACAGCATTATTCCCATCCCCATCTATCATCCTGATTATCCCGAAAGCCTGACGGAACTGATTGACCCGCCGGCTGTTCTCTACTGCAAAGGGAATCCGGCGTTTCTAAGGGATCCAAAGCGCATTGCCATTGTCGGATCCAGGAAAGCGACCGAGTACTCCCTAACGGCTATTGAGCGTCTTGTGCCAGCACTCGCCGAACATGGTTATACAGTCATCAGCGGTTTGGCAAAGGGAGCTGATGCCATGGCTCATGCAGCGGCTATCCGGGCTGGAGGACGCACCATTGCAGTGACAGGAAGCGGATTCAGTCACCCTTATCCGAAAGAAAATCAGACCCTTCAGCATATAATGGAAGAAACGCAGCTCGTGATCACCGAGTACCCGCCATACATGACACCGAAACGCTGGAATTTCCCGTTGCGAAACCGGATTATCAGCGGATTGTCCAAAGGAATTGCAGTAACGGAAGCGGAATTGAAAAGCGGGACACTTTCCACAATTGAGCATGGTCTCGAACATGGAAAGGATATTTTCGCAGTGCCCGGTCCTATCCATTCAAAGCTCTCAGAAGGGCCGAACCAGCTGATTGCCGAAGGCGCGAAACCGGTATGGAATGGCCTTCAGATTCTTGAAGAATACGAAGAATTAGGGCCGGTCTGA
- the sucD gene encoding succinate--CoA ligase subunit alpha, whose product MSVYINKDTKVLVQGITGSTALFHTKQMLEYGTKIVAGVTPGKGGTEVEGVPVFNTVEDAVKETGANVSVIYVPAAFAADAILEAVDAELDMAICITEHIPVLDMVKVKRYMEGKKTRLVGPNCPGVITPEECKIGIMPGYIHKKGHVGVVSRSGTLTYEAVHQLSQEGIGQSTAVGIGGDPVNGTNFIDVLKAFNEDEDTYAVVMIGEIGGTAEEEAAEWIKANMTKPVVGFIGGQTAPPGKRMGHAGAIISGGKGTAADKIEAMNAAGIEVADTPSVIGETLIKVVKEKGLYDKVKTH is encoded by the coding sequence ATGAGCGTATATATTAACAAAGACACAAAAGTGCTTGTACAAGGGATTACAGGGTCGACTGCCCTGTTCCATACAAAGCAGATGCTTGAATATGGCACAAAAATCGTCGCTGGGGTAACACCTGGTAAAGGCGGCACTGAAGTTGAAGGCGTACCTGTTTTCAATACAGTTGAAGATGCCGTAAAAGAAACTGGCGCAAACGTATCGGTTATTTACGTACCTGCTGCATTCGCTGCAGATGCGATTCTTGAAGCGGTTGATGCGGAACTCGATATGGCCATTTGTATTACTGAACATATTCCGGTTCTTGATATGGTAAAAGTGAAGCGCTACATGGAAGGCAAGAAAACGCGTCTCGTCGGACCGAACTGCCCGGGCGTTATCACTCCGGAAGAATGCAAAATCGGCATCATGCCGGGATACATCCATAAAAAAGGTCATGTCGGTGTTGTTTCCCGCTCCGGCACACTGACGTACGAAGCGGTTCACCAGCTTTCTCAGGAAGGTATCGGCCAGTCAACGGCTGTCGGTATCGGCGGAGACCCGGTGAATGGCACAAACTTCATCGATGTGCTGAAGGCATTCAATGAAGATGAAGACACATATGCGGTTGTCATGATCGGTGAAATCGGCGGTACAGCTGAAGAAGAAGCAGCTGAGTGGATTAAAGCGAACATGACCAAACCGGTCGTCGGTTTCATCGGCGGGCAGACAGCACCTCCAGGGAAGCGCATGGGCCATGCAGGTGCCATCATTTCCGGCGGTAAAGGAACAGCGGCTGATAAAATTGAAGCGATGAATGCTGCAGGTATTGAAGTAGCGGACACGCCTTCAGTGATCGGCGAAACACTGATTAAAGTAGTGAAAGAAAAAGGACTGTACGACAAAGTCAAAACCCATTAA
- the sucC gene encoding ADP-forming succinate--CoA ligase subunit beta: MNIHEYQGKQILRQYGVAVPEGHVAFSPEEAVKVAKELSSDVTVVKAQIHAGGRGKAGGVKLAKNLDDVRAYAKELLGKVLVTHQTGPEGKEVKRLYIEEGSDIQKEYYLGLVLDRETSRVTLMGSEEGGMDIEEVAANTPERIFYEEIDPVVGLTGFQARRMAFNINIPAKLVNKAAKLMLGLYQAYSEKDASIVEINPLVVTGDGQVVALDAKFNFDENSLYRHSDIVDMRDYDEEDPKEIEASKYDLSYISLDGNIGCMVNGAGLAMATMDTINYYGGSPANFLDVGGGATAEKVTEAFKIILSDKNVKGIFVNIFGGIMKCDVIAEGVIAAAKEVSLEVPLVVRLEGTNVEQGKKMLNESGLNIIAAGSMADGAQKIVELVG, encoded by the coding sequence ATGAATATCCATGAATATCAGGGGAAACAAATCCTCAGACAGTATGGAGTAGCAGTTCCAGAAGGCCATGTAGCATTCTCGCCTGAGGAAGCTGTGAAAGTGGCAAAAGAGCTGAGCTCAGACGTCACTGTCGTAAAAGCACAGATTCACGCGGGCGGCCGCGGCAAAGCGGGCGGTGTTAAACTTGCAAAGAACCTGGACGATGTCCGTGCCTACGCAAAGGAATTGCTCGGTAAAGTGCTCGTTACACATCAGACAGGTCCTGAAGGCAAAGAAGTCAAACGCCTGTACATCGAAGAAGGAAGCGACATCCAGAAAGAGTACTATCTCGGGCTTGTGCTCGACCGTGAAACATCCCGTGTGACTCTGATGGGGTCTGAAGAAGGCGGAATGGATATTGAGGAAGTGGCAGCGAATACACCGGAGCGGATTTTCTATGAAGAAATCGATCCGGTTGTCGGACTGACTGGTTTTCAGGCGCGTCGCATGGCATTCAATATCAACATTCCGGCAAAACTCGTCAACAAAGCGGCAAAATTGATGCTCGGCCTTTATCAGGCATACTCGGAAAAAGATGCGTCGATCGTTGAGATCAATCCGCTCGTTGTAACAGGCGACGGACAGGTTGTAGCACTCGATGCGAAATTCAATTTTGACGAAAACTCACTGTATCGCCATTCAGACATTGTTGACATGCGTGATTATGATGAGGAAGATCCGAAAGAAATTGAAGCTTCGAAGTATGACTTGAGCTATATCTCGCTTGATGGCAATATCGGCTGTATGGTAAATGGCGCCGGTCTTGCAATGGCGACAATGGATACGATTAATTACTACGGCGGATCACCCGCAAACTTCCTTGACGTTGGGGGCGGTGCGACTGCTGAAAAAGTAACGGAAGCATTCAAAATCATCCTTTCTGACAAAAACGTAAAGGGTATCTTTGTTAACATTTTTGGCGGCATCATGAAGTGTGATGTTATTGCAGAAGGTGTTATTGCGGCTGCGAAAGAAGTAAGCCTCGAAGTGCCATTAGTCGTGCGTCTTGAAGGAACGAATGTTGAACAAGGGAAGAAAATGCTGAACGAATCAGGACTTAATATTATTGCAGCTGGCTCTATGGCAGACGGCGCGCAAAAGATCGTTGAACTTGTAGGCTAA